Genomic DNA from Leptolyngbyaceae cyanobacterium:
GGCGAATGCACGGGCTAACGATCATAATAATCTTGATGCCCATCGTCCTTTGTCTTTTGATGATGCTGAGTCGAGTGGCTATCGGGAACAGGCGATCAAAATGGGTGCTTCGCTTCTTTTACCTAGCGGACGTGATGTGGGTGGCGAGTTAGAGGTGGAGTATGTTTATGGTTTTGCACGTAACACCCACCTGAGTGTCGGTATCGAGCCCAGTATTGGTGGTCGAGGAGATACAAATGAAAATGGCTTTGATTTTGGTAATGTGTCTGTAGGGGTGTTCCACAATTTTAATCGGGAATTTAATAATACCCCTGCTTTCTCGGTGCGTGCGGATGCTTATTTACCAACGGGACGAGATGCTAGTGGTGTAGATTTTCGGCTTCGGGGTATTGCTAGTAAAATGGTGGGACAATACGATCGCTTGCACGTTAACGTCGATTTGAACGTGAAAACTGAGGCGGATGACGAAGATCGATCGGTCGTACCGGGCGTGATTCTAGGTTATTCCAGACCTTTGGGCTACCCTCGACGTTTCAATCGCACTTTTGTGGCGGAAGTGGGAGTGCGTGCTAGTGAAGAAAAAGAAGATGGTGCGATCGTATCGGCAGGAGTGGGAGTGCGTCAACAAGTAGGCTATCAGAGTGTCATCGATCTCGGTATTCAAGGTGATTTGGCAGGTGGCGATAACGAACGCAGTCAATTACGCTTGGTAGCAGGCTATTCTTTCTCTTTTTGAGGGGCTAGGGAAAGTATGAAGGATGAAGTATGAAGGATGAAGTGAAAAGTGAACAGAAATTAAGAAATTAATGTGTGACTTCTGCCTTCTGCACTACTCCCCACTCCCCACTCCCCACTCCCCACTCCCCACTCCCTAACTAACCATGAATTTCCGTTCTTTTCGACTCAGAATAGCGATATTATCTGCTGCACTTGCTGGTAGCGTGTTAGTGGGATTTGGGGTAATTTCTTGGTGGCTGATTTATGATGCTAAGGTGAGTCGCCTGGATGTAGAACTGGAAAATCAATTAATGCGATCGACTAGACCTCGATCGCAACTTGATTGGGAATCTTATCAAACTTCTTTGCCTTTGGC
This window encodes:
- a CDS encoding transporter; protein product: MKLIRKQSIASLCAIGLVLLGTANARANDHNNLDAHRPLSFDDAESSGYREQAIKMGASLLLPSGRDVGGELEVEYVYGFARNTHLSVGIEPSIGGRGDTNENGFDFGNVSVGVFHNFNREFNNTPAFSVRADAYLPTGRDASGVDFRLRGIASKMVGQYDRLHVNVDLNVKTEADDEDRSVVPGVILGYSRPLGYPRRFNRTFVAEVGVRASEEKEDGAIVSAGVGVRQQVGYQSVIDLGIQGDLAGGDNERSQLRLVAGYSFSF